The following are encoded together in the Humulus lupulus chromosome 5, drHumLupu1.1, whole genome shotgun sequence genome:
- the LOC133834621 gene encoding putative pentatricopeptide repeat-containing protein At3g49142 — MKLVVRFYHSLKNVKETRVWAIGRLGLVHDSPFMADDLFGRVLDEYPDIKTLKKLHSKIFFDQHLHQNPSLGIKLMRAYAACGEIRITRHIFDEIPVKNVIFFNVMIRSYVNNYLYEDGLLVFKTMSSYGFRPDNYTYPCVLKACSASHSLWVGLQIHAAVVKIGLDLNLFIGNGLVSMYGKCDNLLEARQVLDEMPRRDVVSWNSMVAGYAQNAQFDDALEICREMESLRQRPDVGTMASLLPAITNTSSYNVSYIKKMFDNLVKKSLVSWNVMITVFVSNSMPGEAVDLFLQMEACELEPDAVTIASILPACGDLSALLLGRRLHRYVDMKKFRPNLLLENALLDMYAKCGCLEEASEVFNSMKFQDVVSWTSLISAYGRNGQGREAVALFAKMQDLGMSPDSVAFVSVLSACSHAGLLEEGRYYFKLMIDKYQIVPRLEHYSCMVDLLGRAGRVHEAYNFVKEMPTEPNERVWGALLSACRVYSNMEVGLVAADKLFQMAPQQAGYYVLLSNIYAKAERWQEVTRVRSIMKSRGIKKTPGVSNVELNEKIYTFLAGDRSHPKSKELYEGLDVLVGKMKEMGYVPETDSALHDVEEEDKECHLAVHSEKLAIVFAILNSEPGTTIRITKNLRVCGDCHTAAKLISKIVEREIVVRDAHRFHHFTNGICSCGDYW; from the coding sequence CCAGATATCAAAACACTCAAGAAACTCCATTCAAAGATCTTTTTTGACCAACATCTTCATCAGAACCCATCACTAGGTATTAAGCTTATGAGGGCTTATGCAGCCTGTGGGGAAATAAGGATTACCCGCCACATATTTGATGAAATTCCTGTGAAGAATGTCATCTTCTTTAATGTCATGATCAGAAGCTATGTAAACAACTATCTATATGAGGATGGTCTtcttgtttttaaaacaatgtcCAGTTACGGATTCCGACCGGATAATTACACATATCCTTGTGTCTTAAAGGCATGTTCAGCATCTCATAGTTTGTGGGTTGGTTTGCAAATCCATGCTGCTGTTGTGAAAATTGGACTTGATTTAAATTTGTTCATTGGGAATGGTCTAGTTTCCATGTATGGGAAATGTGATAATTTATTGGAGGCACGACAAGTTCTTGATGAGATGCCACGAAGAGATGTTGTTTCTTGGAACTCGATGGTTGCAGGGTATGCTCAGAATGCACAGTTTGATGATGCGTTGGAAATTTGTAGGGAAATGGAGTCACTGAGGCAAAGACCTGATGTTGGAACAATGGCTAGTCTATTGCCGGCCATAACTAACACATCTTCTTACAATGTCTCATACATTAAAAAGATGTTTGATAACTTGGTTAAGAAAAGTTTGGTTTCGTGGAATGTGATGATAACAGTTTTTGTAAGTAATTCAATGCCCGGTGAGGCAGTTGATCTATTTTTACAGATGGAGGCGTGTGAATTAGAGCCTGATGCAGTCACAATTGCCAGTATTCTTCCCGCTTGTGGGGATCTTTCAGCCCTGTTGCTGGGGAGGCGTCTTCATCGATATGTTGATATGAAGAAATTTCGGCCAAATTTACTATTGGAGAATGCTTTATTAGACATGTATGCTAAGTGTGGCTGTTTAGAAGAAGCAAGTGAAGTATTTAACAGTATGAAGTTTCAGGATGTTGTATCATGGACTTCACTGATTTCAGCATATGGTAGAAATGGACAAGGCCGTGAAGCTGTGGCGCTCTTTGCTAAAATGCAAGACTTGGGTATGAGTCCAGATTCCGTTGCCTTTGTATCAGTTTTATCAGCTTGCAGCCATGCTGGATTGCTAGAGGAGGGGAGATACTACTTTAAGTTGATGATTGACAAGTATCAAATAGTTCCAAGGCTAGAACACTATTCATGCATGGTTGATTTATTAGGACGAGCTGGGAGAGTTCATGAGGCGTATAATTTTGTCAAAGAAATGCCAACAGAGCCTAACGAAAGAGTTTGGGGGGCTTTGCTGAGTGCTTGCAGAGTGTACTCCAACATGGAAGTTGGACTTGTTGCTGCTGATAAACTATTTCAAATGGCTCCACAGCAAGCTGGTTACTACGTTTTGTTATCCAACATTTATGCAAAAGCTGAAAGGTGGCAAGAGGTGACTAGAGTTAGATCAATTATGAAAAGCAGAGGGATCAAGAAAACTCCTGGGGTCAGTAATGTTGAACTTAATGAGAAGATTTATACTTTTCTTGCTGGTGATAGATCACATCCAAAATCTAAGGAGTTATATGAAGGGTTAGATGTATTGGTTGGAAAAATGAAAGAGATGGGTTATGTTCCTGAGACGGATTCTGCTCTTCATGATGTAGAGGAGGAAGACAAGGAGTGTCATCTTGCAGTTCATAGTGAAAAGCTGGCTATTGTTTTTGCAATTCTGAATTCAGAACCTGGTACAACAATCAGAATTACGAAGAATCTTCGCGTTTGTGGGGATTGTCATACTGCAGCGAAACTGATATCCAAAATAGTTGAACGTGAAATTGTTGTAAGAGATGCACATCGTTTCCACCATTTTACAAATGGTATTTGCTCTTGTGGAGATTATTGGTAA